One window from the genome of Musa acuminata AAA Group cultivar baxijiao chromosome BXJ1-4, Cavendish_Baxijiao_AAA, whole genome shotgun sequence encodes:
- the LOC103980943 gene encoding arabinogalactan protein 20, protein MAAIPRTLVAIMVLAFAIVLPAVQAQAPAPSPTSDGTSIDQGIAYLLMLVALVLTYLIHPSDAFSPHELF, encoded by the exons ATGGCGGCGATCCCTAGAACTTTGGTGGCCATTATGGTTCTCGCCTTCGCGATCGTTCTCCCGGCCGTCCAGGCGCAGGCTCCCGCCCCCTCGCCTACCAGCGACG GGACATCGATTGACCAGGGGATTGCTTATTTGCTAATGCTGGTGGCCCTGGTCCTGACCTACCTCATCCACCCCTCGGATGCCTTCTCCCCCCACGAGCTCTTCTAA